AACGCAGCGCCTTTTTCGAGGCGGTCGCGGCCGTGCGCGCCTTCCGCACGGCCTACCGCGCCGCGCTCCAAGCCTGGCGGCGAGGAATCCGCGAGGCACAGTTTCCACACGGCACCTGGTTCATGTGCCATTTCCACGGAGCTGCGGCCGCGCCCGGC
The nucleotide sequence above comes from Pseudomonadota bacterium. Encoded proteins:
- a CDS encoding transposase, with the translated sequence RSAFFEAVAAVRAFRTAYRAALQAWRRGIREAQFPHGTWFMCHFHGAAAAPG